CCGAGGTACGGGTGGGCGCGGACGCGGGCACCGGCGAGACGGTCGTGCTGCGGATGTACGGCGAGACGGCCGAGCACGCGCAGTCCGTCGTCCTGCCGCTGCTGCTGCCGGACGCGCCCGTCGTCGTGTGGTGGCCGGTGAACGCGCCGCTCGACCCGGCCAGCGACCCGCTGGGCGCGCTCGGCCAGCGCCGGGTGACGGACACCTACGCCGCCGAGCAGCCGGTGCGGGAACTGACGGCCCGCGCCGACACCTACACGCCCGGCGACACCGACCTGTCCTGGACCCGCATCACGCCGTGGCGCTCGATGCTGGCCGCCGCTCTCGACCAGGTCACCTGTGAGGTGGAGGCCGTCGAGGTGGAGGGCGAGGAGTTCAACCCGAGCTGCGAGCTGCTGGCGATGTGGCTGGCGGACCGGCTGGACGTGCCCGTGAAGCGGTCGCTGTCCGGCGGGCCCGGTCTGACGGCGGTGCGTATGCACACGAACAGCGGACCGATCGTCCTGGACCGCGCGGACGGTTCGCTCGCCACCCTCTCCATCCAGGGCCAGCCGGACCGCGCGGTGGCGCTGAAGCGGCGGGAGACGGCCGAACTGATCGCCGAGGAGCTGCGGCGGCTCGACCCGGACGACACCTACGCGTCGGCACTGCGGTTCGGGGTGGAGCGGCTGAACGCGCCGGCGTCGGGGGCTCCCTTTCCGGAAGCGGCTGCCAAAGGAGAGCCGGCCACCGACGTCCCCGGAGGGGCCGAGTCCGGCACCGGAGAACCCCTCGCCGTCGAAACGCCTGTCGAGGACGCTGCGAAAGCTTCCGCACAGGAAGCGGCGGCGGCGGAGCCGGTGAAGCAGGAGTCGAAGAAGGCGGCGGCGAAGTGAGCACCCCGCAGCTGGTCGTGCACCACGACAAGGACCTGATGGCGCAGGCCGCCGCGGCCCGGCTGATCACGAAGATCGTGGACGCGCAGTCCTCCCGCGGCTCCGCGTCGGTGGTCCTCACGGGCGGCCGCAACGGCAACGGCCTGCTGGCCGCCCTCGCCGCCGCGCCGGCCCGGGACGCGATCGACTGGGGCCGGCTGGACCTGTGGTGGGGAGACGAGCGCTTCCTGCCCGAGGGCGACCCGGACCGCAATGTCACGCAGGCCCGTGAGGCTCTGCTGGACGCGGTCCCGCTGGACCCGAAGCGCGTGCACGCCATGCCCGCCTCCGACGGTCCGTTCGGTTCCGACGTCGACGCGGCGGCGGCCGCCTACGCGGAGGAACTGGCCCGTGCGGCGGGCCCGGAGAACCATGGCGCCGTACCCACCTTCGACGTGCTGATGCTGGGCGTCGGCCCGGACACGCACGTGGCGTCCCTGTTCCCGGAGCTGCCGGCCGTCCGCGAGACGGACCGCACGGTGGTGGGCGTCCACGGCTCCCCCAAGCCGCCGCCGACCCGGGTGACGCTGACGCTGCCCGCGATCCGGGCGGCCCGCGAGGTGTGGCTGCTGGCGGCCGGCGAGGACAAGGCGGAGGCGGCGGCGATCGCCCTGTCCGGCGCGGGCGAGATCCAGGCCCCGGCGGCGGGCGCACGCGGCAGGCAGCGCACCCTGTGGCTGCTGGACGCGGCGGCCGCCTCACAACTGCCGAGGTCGCTGTACCCACCGGCGTCGCCGTGAGCGCGCGGTGGGGGCTGCCGACGGGAGCCCCCACCGCCTCACTTCACGGATCCGGCCATCACGCCCTGCACGAAGTGCCGCTGGAAGGCGAAGAACACCACCAGCGGCACCACCAGGGACACGAACGCGCCCGGCGCCAGGACGTCGATGTTGCTGCCGAACTGCCGTATCTGGGACTGGAGTTCCACCGTCAACGGCTGTGACGAGGGGTCCGCGAACAGCAGGGCGACCAGCATGTCGTTCCACACCCACAGGAACTGGAAGATGGCCAGGGACGCGATCGCGGGGCGGCCGACCGGGAGGACCAGCCGGGTGAAGATGCGCCACTCGCTCCCGCCGTCCATCCGGGCCGCCTCCAGCATCTCCTTCGGCATCTCGGCGAAGTAGTTCCGCAGCAGGAACACCGCGAACGGCAGCCCGTACGCCACGTGGAAGAGCACCACGCCGGGGATCGTGCCGAACAGGCCCAGCTCCCCGAAGAGTTTGGCGACCGGCAGCAGGCCGATCTGCACCGGCACCACCAACAGGGCGACCACGACCAGGAAGACGGCCTCGCGCCCGGGGAAGTCCAGCCAGGCGAAGGCGTATCCGGCGAGCGCCGCGAGGACCACGACCAGGACGGTCGCCGGCACCGAGATCAGCACGGTGTTCCAGAACGCCTGCGTGATGCCCGCGTTCTTCAGCAGCGCCGAGTAGTTGTCGAAGGACAGCTGGCCCGGCCTGGTGAACGCCGTCCACCAGCCGCTGCTCGCCGAGTCCTCGGACGAGCGCAGCGAGGACATGAACAGTCCCGCGAGCGGTGTCAGCCACACCAGGCCGATCAGGACGAGGAAGGCCTGAACCAGACCGCTGGAAAGGGCGCGCCGCACAGCGTTCATCGCTGACTCCTTCGGAAGCGACGGACGTTGAAGACCATGGCGGGGACGACCAGGAGGAGGAGCAGGACGCCGAGCGCGCTGCCCAGGCCCTGGTTGTTGCCGCCGCCGAAGGACACCAGCCACATCTGCGTGGCGAGCACGGTCGCGTCCTCCGCGACGTCGCCGGGCGCGATGATGTAGACGAGGTCGAAGACCTTCATCACGTTGATCAGCAGCGTCACGAAGACCACGGTGAGGACGGGGGCGAGGAGCGGGACGGTGATGCGGCGGAAGATCTGCCACTCGTTGGCCCCGTCCATCCGCGCCGCCTCCAGCGCGTCCCGGGGAAGGGTGGCGAGCCCCGCCCCGATCAGTACCATCGCGAATCCCGTCCAGATCCACACGTACGCCCCGATGATCGCCGGCGTCACGAGCGCCGGTCCGAGCCAGGAGACGCCCTGGTACGGCTGCGCGAAGTTCGAGGCCGGCAACTTCACCGTGTACGCACCCGACTTGAGGCCGGTGAAGCGGAAGGAGCCGTCCGCCGCCGTCGTCGTACCGGCGACCGTCCTGCCGTCCCGCACAGCCTCGACCTTCATCTCGGGCAGCCCGCTCTCCCGCCGGTCGACCGTCCCCGGTCTGCCTCCTCCGCCGGGCGTGAAGTCCAGGTAGACGACGCCGCGCAGTTCACCGGCGGCCGCCGTGCGCTGGGCGGCCGGGTAGGCGGGACGGGCGCCGCCGGGCAGGTCCTTGGGGGCGACGCCGACCAGGCCGAGGGTGACCGAGTCGCCGGGCCTCGCGGTCGCGTTCGTGCGGTACGAGCCGTCCCTGCCCGCGGTCAGGCCCTGGTCCGGGCGGGCCCGTGCGGTCGGGTAGTGG
Above is a genomic segment from Streptomyces sp. SLBN-31 containing:
- a CDS encoding carbohydrate ABC transporter permease codes for the protein MNAVRRALSSGLVQAFLVLIGLVWLTPLAGLFMSSLRSSEDSASSGWWTAFTRPGQLSFDNYSALLKNAGITQAFWNTVLISVPATVLVVVLAALAGYAFAWLDFPGREAVFLVVVALLVVPVQIGLLPVAKLFGELGLFGTIPGVVLFHVAYGLPFAVFLLRNYFAEMPKEMLEAARMDGGSEWRIFTRLVLPVGRPAIASLAIFQFLWVWNDMLVALLFADPSSQPLTVELQSQIRQFGSNIDVLAPGAFVSLVVPLVVFFAFQRHFVQGVMAGSVK
- the opcA gene encoding glucose-6-phosphate dehydrogenase assembly protein OpcA; this encodes MKIDLTDTTASKINKALVQGRRAIGTPAVGMVLTLVIVTDEENAYDALKAANDASREHPSRTLVVIKRVSRTPRDRTSSRLDAEVRVGADAGTGETVVLRMYGETAEHAQSVVLPLLLPDAPVVVWWPVNAPLDPASDPLGALGQRRVTDTYAAEQPVRELTARADTYTPGDTDLSWTRITPWRSMLAAALDQVTCEVEAVEVEGEEFNPSCELLAMWLADRLDVPVKRSLSGGPGLTAVRMHTNSGPIVLDRADGSLATLSIQGQPDRAVALKRRETAELIAEELRRLDPDDTYASALRFGVERLNAPASGAPFPEAAAKGEPATDVPGGAESGTGEPLAVETPVEDAAKASAQEAAAAEPVKQESKKAAAK
- the pgl gene encoding 6-phosphogluconolactonase; the encoded protein is MSTPQLVVHHDKDLMAQAAAARLITKIVDAQSSRGSASVVLTGGRNGNGLLAALAAAPARDAIDWGRLDLWWGDERFLPEGDPDRNVTQAREALLDAVPLDPKRVHAMPASDGPFGSDVDAAAAAYAEELARAAGPENHGAVPTFDVLMLGVGPDTHVASLFPELPAVRETDRTVVGVHGSPKPPPTRVTLTLPAIRAAREVWLLAAGEDKAEAAAIALSGAGEIQAPAAGARGRQRTLWLLDAAAASQLPRSLYPPASP
- a CDS encoding ABC transporter permease subunit, with translation MTATLVKETSPPATGLVERARRSRRRARIVALLFVFPALLLLGALVVYPVLFSVGRSFFDASGTRFVGGDNYTEMFRDPATLKAVRNTAIWVVVAPALLTGLGLILAVLVEKVRWATAFKLLLFMPMAVSFLAAGIIFRLAYDQDPNRGVLNAAVVGVHDTFAGTSHYPTARARPDQGLTAGRDGSYRTNATARPGDSVTLGLVGVAPKDLPGGARPAYPAAQRTAAAGELRGVVYLDFTPGGGGRPGTVDRRESGLPEMKVEAVRDGRTVAGTTTAADGSFRFTGLKSGAYTVKLPASNFAQPYQGVSWLGPALVTPAIIGAYVWIWTGFAMVLIGAGLATLPRDALEAARMDGANEWQIFRRITVPLLAPVLTVVFVTLLINVMKVFDLVYIIAPGDVAEDATVLATQMWLVSFGGGNNQGLGSALGVLLLLLVVPAMVFNVRRFRRSQR